The genomic interval GGTGGGCGCCGTCGCAGGACCGCAATGGGGCTGCGCCGATGGGAGCCTCTCGCGGGCGGTCAATGCCTGCCTGTGCGGCCGCAGCGCGTTGACGCCCACGATCGATACGGCTCACCGCCTGGCTGCCGACGGTGCGATCGACAGCCTCGTGTCGGGTCGACCGCAGGCCTTGAGCCGGTCCTGGGTGTTCCAAAGCCCGGCCGACGAGACCGTTACGGTGGGGTCGGGTCGTGCGGATGCGGCCTTCCTCACCGCGTTCATCGGCGCTGCGGCAAGCCTCGACGAAGGCAACGCCGCGGATGGAAGCAGCCGCGCCGGGCACGGCATCATCACGCCCGATGGCAGCGCGGCCTGCGCCGCCGACGACCGGGAGGCGGACTTCGTCCGGCGCTGCGGCGCGGAGGACAACGTGGGCAAGATGTTCCATTCGCTGTTCGGTGCCGGTGCGCCCTACGACCCGAGCCAGCGGGCCCCGCAGGTCCCCGAATCCGAGGTCTGGGCGTTCGATCAGCAGTCCCTCATCGACCGGGTGAAGGCCGGTAGTCCCGCCCTCGCGAACGACCATCTCAATCCGGTCTGGCTCTGGTCGCCGGACAAGAGCACCCGTCGG from Methylobacterium sp. AMS5 carries:
- a CDS encoding PHB depolymerase family esterase, with the translated sequence MSMIGGRLARTVGLAALLCAIATVAAADDGRGLRRAGDPNRVSLSGLSSGAAMAVQYAVAHSGSVEAVGAVAGPQWGCADGSLSRAVNACLCGRSALTPTIDTAHRLAADGAIDSLVSGRPQALSRSWVFQSPADETVTVGSGRADAAFLTAFIGAAASLDEGNAADGSSRAGHGIITPDGSAACAADDREADFVRRCGAEDNVGKMFHSLFGAGAPYDPSQRAPQVPESEVWAFDQQSLIDRVKAGSPALANDHLNPVWLWSPDKSTRRRNFDMAPTGSIYVPPACRAAGSACRVHVALHGCKQDARQFARTAGYNEWAERYRTIIVYPAIALGTPVSAPICRLPALDGVVDAAWIEPNPNGCWDWWGYLDAASDRGRHLTKQAPQIRVLTGIIAAVSASAAD